One Macrobrachium rosenbergii isolate ZJJX-2024 chromosome 10, ASM4041242v1, whole genome shotgun sequence DNA window includes the following coding sequences:
- the LOC136842290 gene encoding uncharacterized protein: MARCTAEDWKYQLPWVLLRLRTAPRADSVPSTAEKTYDKPLVVPGKLVTEDRHNPSVQRVRDIVGHLHAAGLSSITHVFVRDDAVHLPPTRPYRGPFHVLERNNKAFLLTLHGKNDWVLVDCIKPALLEEDTDVTTPHPPPGQLSPQPAPLKKQARGCPRKHPPAPAHTRSQPPAPAHTRSQPPPHRGCFPDVLT; this comes from the exons atggcccgctgcaccgctgaggattggaaataccagctgccgtgggtcctcctcaggctgagaaccgcccccagggctGACAGCGTCCCGTCcacagctgagaaaacctacgacaagcccctcgtggtcccgggcaagctagttacagaggaccgccacaacccatctgtccagagggTTCGCGACATA gtcggtcACCTTCACGCTGCCGGCTTGTCCTCCatcacccacgtcttcgtcagggatgacgccgtccacCTGCCAccgaccaggccctacagggggcccttccatgtgctggagaggaacaacaaggcgttcctgctcacCCTTCACgggaagaacgactgggtgtTAGTAGACTgcatcaagcccgccctcctggaggaggacacagacgtcaccacacCGCACCCTCCACCTGGACAGTTGTCACCGCAGCCAGCCCCCCTTAAGAAGCAGGCACGCGGCTGCCCCCGGAAGCACCCGCCCGCACCTGCCCACACCCGCAGTCAGCCGCCCGCACCTGCCCACACCCGCAGCCAGCCGCCCCCCCACAGAGGGTGTTTTCCCGATGTCCTCACGTAG